In Callospermophilus lateralis isolate mCalLat2 chromosome 18, mCalLat2.hap1, whole genome shotgun sequence, one DNA window encodes the following:
- the Agrp gene encoding agouti-related protein: MLTAVLLSCALLLALPTTLGAQMGLAPLEGIRRPDQALLPEFPGLGLQALLKKTTAEQSEEALLQKAEALAEMLDPQNRELRSPRRCVRLHESCLGQQVPCCDPCATCYCRFFNAFCYCRKLGTATNPCSRT, encoded by the exons ATGCTGACTGCAGTGCTGCTAAGCTGTGCCCTGCTGCTGGCATTGCCAACCACGCTTGGGGCCCAAATGGGATTGGCACCCCTGGAGGGCATCAGAAGGCCTGACCAGGCCCTGTTACCAGAGTTCCCAG GCTTAGGCCTGCAAGCTCTGCTGAAGAAGACGACTGCAGAACAATCAGAAGAGGCTCTGCTACAGAAGGCAGAAGCTTTGGCAGAG ATGCTAGACCCGCAGAACCGTGAGCTCCGTTCCCCTCGCCGCTGTGTAAGGCTGCACGAGTCCTGCCTGGGACAGCAGGTACCATGCTGTGACCCGTGCGCCACTTGCTACTGCCGCTTCTTCAACGCCTTCTGCTACTGCCGCAAGCTGGGTACGGCCACCAACCCCTGCAGCCGCACTTAA